A single window of Zea mays cultivar B73 chromosome 10, Zm-B73-REFERENCE-NAM-5.0, whole genome shotgun sequence DNA harbors:
- the LOC103642056 gene encoding probable LRR receptor-like serine/threonine-protein kinase At1g56130 isoform X2, with amino-acid sequence MNPGIKCDCSDHNNTICHITELKMNKLDVVGPIPEELRNLSHLTTLNLQQNYLTGPLPSFLGELTALQQMSLSGNALSGTIPKELGNLVNLIILSLGTNNLTGSLPSELGNLVKLEHMYIDSAGLSGPIPSSFSKLTRLKTLCASDNDFTGKIPDYIGSWSNLTDLRFQGNSFQGPLPSTLANLVQLTSLRIGDIVTGSSSLAFISNMTSLNLLILRNCRIFGTLALVNFSKFTGLTLFTCIPIRFLGNNSLTGGLPSSIGPSIKYLDFSYNYLSGNLPSWASHNLQLNLVANYFVINKSKDSVLPAGLECLQRNTSCFLGSPQSSSFTVDCGSSRSVFASDNSMYQPDDANLGVASYYISSPPRWGVSNVGRFMDTSNGSYIVNSSRRFQNTLDSKLFQTARMSASTLRYYGFGLENGDYTVTLQFGEFDFEDLQTWKSVGRRVFDIYLQGERKEQNFNIKKAAKEAGEASTSYTAVKKQYTVPVTKNILEIHLFWAGKGTCCIPNQGDYGPTISALSATLNTKKKGNKIGVIIGVVIGATVLGLAILATLCVWRHKRRKVSLEQQELYNIVRIPNVFCYTYGELRTATENFSSANLLGEGGYGSVYKGKLVDGSVVAIKQLSETSRQGKKEFVAEIETISRVQHRNLVKLFGFCLEGNKPLLVYEYMESGSLDKALFGNGRLNLNWSTRYKICLGIARGLAYLHEESSIRIVHRDIKASNVLLDATLNPKISDFGLAKLYDDKKTHVSTKVAGTFGYLSPEYAMRGHMTEKVDIFAFGVVMLEIIAGRPNYDGKLDQDMAYLLEWVWQLYEEDHPLDIADPKLTEFDSVELLRAIRIALLCIQSSPRQRPSMSRVVSMLTGDSEAPEAVSKPSYVAEWQSNTEGTSSSVSTAEAVSVAPFLNPVVDDGR; translated from the exons ATGAACCCGGGCATCAAGTGCGACTGCTCCGACCACAACAACACCATCTGCCACATTACCGAGCT GAAAATGAACAAACTGGATGTGGTTGGTCCTATACCTGAGGAGCTGAGGAACCTCAGCCACTTGACAACTCT GAATTTACAACAGAATTACTTAACAGGGCCTTTGCCATCGTTCCTTGGAGAATTAACTGCTTTGCAGCAGAT GTCGCTTTCTGGCAATGCATTATCAGGAACTATTCCAAAGGAGCTGGGGAACCTTGTGAATCTCATAATCCT GAGTTTAGGCACGAACAATTTAACTGGCTCCCTTCCTTCTGAATTGGGTAACCTGGTTAAACTAGAGCATAT GTACATTGATAGTGCTGGCTTAAGTGGTCCTATACCATCATCATTTTCGAAACTTACACGATTGAAAACATT GTGCGCATCAGATAATGACTTTACTGGGAAAATACCAGATTACATTGGAAGCTGGAGTAATTTAACAGATTT GCGGTTTCAAGGCAATTCATTCCAAGGTCCACTTCCAAGCACTCTTGCTAATCTTGTTCAGCTAACAAGCTT ACGAATAGGTGACATTGTAACTGGGAGTTCTTCGCTGGCATTCATCAGTAACATGACATCTTTGAACTTATT AATTTTAAGGAATTGCAGGATATTTGGTACTTTGGCATTAGTGAACTTTTCAAAATTTACAGGATTAACATTATT CACATGCATTCCGATCAGATTTCTTGGGAACAATAGTCTTACAGGAGGCCTTCCAAGCTCTATAGGACCTTCTATTAAGTACTT AGACTTTTCCTACAACTACCTCTCAGGAAACCTTCCTTCTTGGGCTAGTCATAATTTGCAATT AAATTTGGTGGCAAACTACTTCGTGATCAACAAGTCCAAAGATAG TGTCTTACCTGCGGGGCTGGAGTGCCTTCAGCGAAACACGTCATGCTTTCTTGGCTCTCCACAAT CTTCCTCCTTTACTGTAGACTGTGGGAGTAGTAGATCTGTATTTGCTTCAGATAATTCCATGTATCAACCTGATGATGCCAATCTTGGTGTTGCATCATATTATATTTCAAGCCCACCAAGATGGGGTgttagtaatgtcgggagattcaTGGATACATCAAACGGGAGTTACATAGTCAACAGTTCACGCCGGTTTCAGAATACCCTAGATTCCAAACTTTTCCAAACAGCAAGGATGTCAGCATCAACTTTAAGATACTATGGTTTTGGACTTGAAAATGGGGACTACACAGTCACACTTCAATTTGGAGAATTTGACTTTGAAGATTTACAAACTTGGAAGAGCGTTGGGAGAAGGGTTTTCGATATCTATCTCCAG GGTGAGCGTAAGGAGCAGAACTTTAACATAAAGAAGGCAGCAAAAGAAGCTGGCGAAGCAAGCACATCGTACACTGCTGTCAAGAAACAATATACTGTACCTGTCACAAAAAACATCCTAGAAATTCATCTCTTTTGGGCTGGAAAGGGCACTTGTTGCATCCCTAATCAAGGCGATTATGGGCCTACAATATCAGCTTTGAGTGCAACTCTAA ATACAAAAAAGAAGGGTAATAAAATAGGTGTAATTATTGGAGTCGTGATTGGTGCAACAGTTTTAGGACTAGCAATACTTGCTACACTCTGTGTGTGGAGGCACAAAAGGAGAAAAGTATCACTAGAGCAGCAAG AGCTCTACAATATTGTTCGAATACCTAATGTATTCTGTTACACTTATGGTGAACTAAGGACCGCTACTGAAAATTTTAGTTCTGCTAATCTTCTTGGTGAAGGGGGATATGGATCAGTTTATAAG GGTAAATTAGTTGATGGCAGTGTGGTGGCAATTAAACAACTATCTGAAACATCTCGCCAAGGGAAGAAGGAATTCGTAGCTGAAATAGAAACTATTTCCCGAGTGCAGCACCGTAATCTTGTGAAGTTGTTTGGTTTTTGCCTTGAGGGAAATAAACCACTTTTGGTTTATGAGTACATGGAGAGTGGAAGCCTTGATAAAGCATTGTTTG GAAATGGAAGATTGAACTTGAATTGGTCAACACGATATAAAATATGCTTGGGGATTGCAAGAGGCTTAGCTTATCTCCACGAAGAGTCTAGCATCCGCATTGTGCATAGGGACATAAAGGCCAGCAATGTATTACTTGATGCCACTTTGAACCCTAAGATTTCGGATTTCGGGCTCGCCAAACTTTATGACGATAAAAAGACACATGTTAGCACAAAAGTTGCTGGTACATT TGGCTATCTTTCACCTGAGTACGCCATGAGAGGTCACATGACTGAGAAAGTTGATATTTTTGCTTTTGGTGTGGTCATGTTGGAGATTATTGCTGGAAGGCCGAACTATGATGGTAAGCTTGACCAAGACATGGCTTATCTTTTAGAATGG GTCTGGCAACTTTACGAGGAAGACCATCCGCTGGACATTGCGGATCCCAAGCTCACAGAATTCGATAGTGTCGAGTTGCTCCGTGCCATCCGCATCGCCCTCCTCTGCATCCAGAGCTCACCTCGTCAAAGGCCATCCATGTCGAGAGTGGTGTCAATGCTCACAGGAGACAGCGAGGCGCCTGAGGCAGTGTCCAAGCCTAGCTATGTTGCCGAATGGCAGAGCAACACTGAAGGGACGTCAAGCTCAGTGTCCACAGCAGAGGCTGTGTCCGTGGCTCCATTCCTAAACCCCGTTGTGGACGATGGCCGGTGA
- the LOC103642056 gene encoding probable LRR receptor-like serine/threonine-protein kinase At1g56130 isoform X1 has product MNPGIKCDCSDHNNTICHITELKMNKLDVVGPIPEELRNLSHLTTLNLQQNYLTGPLPSFLGELTALQQMSLSGNALSGTIPKELGNLVNLIILSLGTNNLTGSLPSELGNLVKLEHMYIDSAGLSGPIPSSFSKLTRLKTLCASDNDFTGKIPDYIGSWSNLTDLRFQGNSFQGPLPSTLANLVQLTSLRIGDIVTGSSSLAFISNMTSLNLLILRNCRIFGTLALVNFSKFTGLTLLDLSFNNIIGEVPQALLNMNSLTLLFLGNNSLTGGLPSSIGPSIKYLDFSYNYLSGNLPSWASHNLQLNLVANYFVINKSKDSVLPAGLECLQRNTSCFLGSPQSSSFTVDCGSSRSVFASDNSMYQPDDANLGVASYYISSPPRWGVSNVGRFMDTSNGSYIVNSSRRFQNTLDSKLFQTARMSASTLRYYGFGLENGDYTVTLQFGEFDFEDLQTWKSVGRRVFDIYLQGERKEQNFNIKKAAKEAGEASTSYTAVKKQYTVPVTKNILEIHLFWAGKGTCCIPNQGDYGPTISALSATLNTKKKGNKIGVIIGVVIGATVLGLAILATLCVWRHKRRKVSLEQQELYNIVRIPNVFCYTYGELRTATENFSSANLLGEGGYGSVYKGKLVDGSVVAIKQLSETSRQGKKEFVAEIETISRVQHRNLVKLFGFCLEGNKPLLVYEYMESGSLDKALFGNGRLNLNWSTRYKICLGIARGLAYLHEESSIRIVHRDIKASNVLLDATLNPKISDFGLAKLYDDKKTHVSTKVAGTFGYLSPEYAMRGHMTEKVDIFAFGVVMLEIIAGRPNYDGKLDQDMAYLLEWVWQLYEEDHPLDIADPKLTEFDSVELLRAIRIALLCIQSSPRQRPSMSRVVSMLTGDSEAPEAVSKPSYVAEWQSNTEGTSSSVSTAEAVSVAPFLNPVVDDGR; this is encoded by the exons ATGAACCCGGGCATCAAGTGCGACTGCTCCGACCACAACAACACCATCTGCCACATTACCGAGCT GAAAATGAACAAACTGGATGTGGTTGGTCCTATACCTGAGGAGCTGAGGAACCTCAGCCACTTGACAACTCT GAATTTACAACAGAATTACTTAACAGGGCCTTTGCCATCGTTCCTTGGAGAATTAACTGCTTTGCAGCAGAT GTCGCTTTCTGGCAATGCATTATCAGGAACTATTCCAAAGGAGCTGGGGAACCTTGTGAATCTCATAATCCT GAGTTTAGGCACGAACAATTTAACTGGCTCCCTTCCTTCTGAATTGGGTAACCTGGTTAAACTAGAGCATAT GTACATTGATAGTGCTGGCTTAAGTGGTCCTATACCATCATCATTTTCGAAACTTACACGATTGAAAACATT GTGCGCATCAGATAATGACTTTACTGGGAAAATACCAGATTACATTGGAAGCTGGAGTAATTTAACAGATTT GCGGTTTCAAGGCAATTCATTCCAAGGTCCACTTCCAAGCACTCTTGCTAATCTTGTTCAGCTAACAAGCTT ACGAATAGGTGACATTGTAACTGGGAGTTCTTCGCTGGCATTCATCAGTAACATGACATCTTTGAACTTATT AATTTTAAGGAATTGCAGGATATTTGGTACTTTGGCATTAGTGAACTTTTCAAAATTTACAGGATTAACATTATT GGATTTGAGTTTTAATAATATCATAGGTGAAGTACCACAAGCTCTACTAAATATGAATTCACTCACCTTGTT ATTTCTTGGGAACAATAGTCTTACAGGAGGCCTTCCAAGCTCTATAGGACCTTCTATTAAGTACTT AGACTTTTCCTACAACTACCTCTCAGGAAACCTTCCTTCTTGGGCTAGTCATAATTTGCAATT AAATTTGGTGGCAAACTACTTCGTGATCAACAAGTCCAAAGATAG TGTCTTACCTGCGGGGCTGGAGTGCCTTCAGCGAAACACGTCATGCTTTCTTGGCTCTCCACAAT CTTCCTCCTTTACTGTAGACTGTGGGAGTAGTAGATCTGTATTTGCTTCAGATAATTCCATGTATCAACCTGATGATGCCAATCTTGGTGTTGCATCATATTATATTTCAAGCCCACCAAGATGGGGTgttagtaatgtcgggagattcaTGGATACATCAAACGGGAGTTACATAGTCAACAGTTCACGCCGGTTTCAGAATACCCTAGATTCCAAACTTTTCCAAACAGCAAGGATGTCAGCATCAACTTTAAGATACTATGGTTTTGGACTTGAAAATGGGGACTACACAGTCACACTTCAATTTGGAGAATTTGACTTTGAAGATTTACAAACTTGGAAGAGCGTTGGGAGAAGGGTTTTCGATATCTATCTCCAG GGTGAGCGTAAGGAGCAGAACTTTAACATAAAGAAGGCAGCAAAAGAAGCTGGCGAAGCAAGCACATCGTACACTGCTGTCAAGAAACAATATACTGTACCTGTCACAAAAAACATCCTAGAAATTCATCTCTTTTGGGCTGGAAAGGGCACTTGTTGCATCCCTAATCAAGGCGATTATGGGCCTACAATATCAGCTTTGAGTGCAACTCTAA ATACAAAAAAGAAGGGTAATAAAATAGGTGTAATTATTGGAGTCGTGATTGGTGCAACAGTTTTAGGACTAGCAATACTTGCTACACTCTGTGTGTGGAGGCACAAAAGGAGAAAAGTATCACTAGAGCAGCAAG AGCTCTACAATATTGTTCGAATACCTAATGTATTCTGTTACACTTATGGTGAACTAAGGACCGCTACTGAAAATTTTAGTTCTGCTAATCTTCTTGGTGAAGGGGGATATGGATCAGTTTATAAG GGTAAATTAGTTGATGGCAGTGTGGTGGCAATTAAACAACTATCTGAAACATCTCGCCAAGGGAAGAAGGAATTCGTAGCTGAAATAGAAACTATTTCCCGAGTGCAGCACCGTAATCTTGTGAAGTTGTTTGGTTTTTGCCTTGAGGGAAATAAACCACTTTTGGTTTATGAGTACATGGAGAGTGGAAGCCTTGATAAAGCATTGTTTG GAAATGGAAGATTGAACTTGAATTGGTCAACACGATATAAAATATGCTTGGGGATTGCAAGAGGCTTAGCTTATCTCCACGAAGAGTCTAGCATCCGCATTGTGCATAGGGACATAAAGGCCAGCAATGTATTACTTGATGCCACTTTGAACCCTAAGATTTCGGATTTCGGGCTCGCCAAACTTTATGACGATAAAAAGACACATGTTAGCACAAAAGTTGCTGGTACATT TGGCTATCTTTCACCTGAGTACGCCATGAGAGGTCACATGACTGAGAAAGTTGATATTTTTGCTTTTGGTGTGGTCATGTTGGAGATTATTGCTGGAAGGCCGAACTATGATGGTAAGCTTGACCAAGACATGGCTTATCTTTTAGAATGG GTCTGGCAACTTTACGAGGAAGACCATCCGCTGGACATTGCGGATCCCAAGCTCACAGAATTCGATAGTGTCGAGTTGCTCCGTGCCATCCGCATCGCCCTCCTCTGCATCCAGAGCTCACCTCGTCAAAGGCCATCCATGTCGAGAGTGGTGTCAATGCTCACAGGAGACAGCGAGGCGCCTGAGGCAGTGTCCAAGCCTAGCTATGTTGCCGAATGGCAGAGCAACACTGAAGGGACGTCAAGCTCAGTGTCCACAGCAGAGGCTGTGTCCGTGGCTCCATTCCTAAACCCCGTTGTGGACGATGGCCGGTGA
- the LOC103642056 gene encoding probable LRR receptor-like serine/threonine-protein kinase At1g56140 isoform X4, whose translation MNPGIKCDCSDHNNTICHITELKMNKLDVVGPIPEELRNLSHLTTLNLQQNYLTGPLPSFLGELTALQQMSLSGNALSGTIPKELGNLVNLIILSLGTNNLTGSLPSELGNLVKLEHMYIDSAGLSGPIPSSFSKLTRLKTLCASDNDFTGKIPDYIGSWSNLTDLRFQGNSFQGPLPSTLANLVQLTSLRIGDIVTGSSSLAFISNMTSLNLLILRNCRIFGTLALVNFSKFTGLTLLDLSFNNIIGEVPQALLNMNSLTLLFLGNNSLTGGLPSSIGPSIKYLDFSYNYLSGNLPSWASHNLQLNLVANYFVINKSKDSVLPAGLECLQRNTSCFLGSPQSSSFTVDCGSSRSVFASDNSMYQPDDANLGVASYYISSPPRWGVSNVGRFMDTSNGSYIVNSSRRFQNTLDSKLFQTARMSASTLRYYGFGLENGDYTVTLQFGEFDFEDLQTWKSVGRRVFDIYLQGERKEQNFNIKKAAKEAGEASTSYTAVKKQYTVPVTKNILEIHLFWAGKGTCCIPNQGDYGPTISALSATLNTKKKGNKIGVIIGVVIGATVLGLAILATLCVWRHKRRKVSLEQQELYNIVRIPNVFCYTYGELRTATENFSSANLLGEGGYGSVYKGKLVDGSVVAIKQLSETSRQGKKEFVAEIETISRVQHRNLVKLFGFCLEGNKPLLVYEYMESGSLDKALFGNGRLNLNWSTRYKICLGIARGLAYLHEESSIRIVHRDIKASNVLLDATLNPKISDFGLAKLYDDKKTHVSTKVAGTFGYLSPEYAMRGHMTEKVDIFAFGVVMLEIIAGRPNYDGLATLRGRPSAGHCGSQAHRIR comes from the exons ATGAACCCGGGCATCAAGTGCGACTGCTCCGACCACAACAACACCATCTGCCACATTACCGAGCT GAAAATGAACAAACTGGATGTGGTTGGTCCTATACCTGAGGAGCTGAGGAACCTCAGCCACTTGACAACTCT GAATTTACAACAGAATTACTTAACAGGGCCTTTGCCATCGTTCCTTGGAGAATTAACTGCTTTGCAGCAGAT GTCGCTTTCTGGCAATGCATTATCAGGAACTATTCCAAAGGAGCTGGGGAACCTTGTGAATCTCATAATCCT GAGTTTAGGCACGAACAATTTAACTGGCTCCCTTCCTTCTGAATTGGGTAACCTGGTTAAACTAGAGCATAT GTACATTGATAGTGCTGGCTTAAGTGGTCCTATACCATCATCATTTTCGAAACTTACACGATTGAAAACATT GTGCGCATCAGATAATGACTTTACTGGGAAAATACCAGATTACATTGGAAGCTGGAGTAATTTAACAGATTT GCGGTTTCAAGGCAATTCATTCCAAGGTCCACTTCCAAGCACTCTTGCTAATCTTGTTCAGCTAACAAGCTT ACGAATAGGTGACATTGTAACTGGGAGTTCTTCGCTGGCATTCATCAGTAACATGACATCTTTGAACTTATT AATTTTAAGGAATTGCAGGATATTTGGTACTTTGGCATTAGTGAACTTTTCAAAATTTACAGGATTAACATTATT GGATTTGAGTTTTAATAATATCATAGGTGAAGTACCACAAGCTCTACTAAATATGAATTCACTCACCTTGTT ATTTCTTGGGAACAATAGTCTTACAGGAGGCCTTCCAAGCTCTATAGGACCTTCTATTAAGTACTT AGACTTTTCCTACAACTACCTCTCAGGAAACCTTCCTTCTTGGGCTAGTCATAATTTGCAATT AAATTTGGTGGCAAACTACTTCGTGATCAACAAGTCCAAAGATAG TGTCTTACCTGCGGGGCTGGAGTGCCTTCAGCGAAACACGTCATGCTTTCTTGGCTCTCCACAAT CTTCCTCCTTTACTGTAGACTGTGGGAGTAGTAGATCTGTATTTGCTTCAGATAATTCCATGTATCAACCTGATGATGCCAATCTTGGTGTTGCATCATATTATATTTCAAGCCCACCAAGATGGGGTgttagtaatgtcgggagattcaTGGATACATCAAACGGGAGTTACATAGTCAACAGTTCACGCCGGTTTCAGAATACCCTAGATTCCAAACTTTTCCAAACAGCAAGGATGTCAGCATCAACTTTAAGATACTATGGTTTTGGACTTGAAAATGGGGACTACACAGTCACACTTCAATTTGGAGAATTTGACTTTGAAGATTTACAAACTTGGAAGAGCGTTGGGAGAAGGGTTTTCGATATCTATCTCCAG GGTGAGCGTAAGGAGCAGAACTTTAACATAAAGAAGGCAGCAAAAGAAGCTGGCGAAGCAAGCACATCGTACACTGCTGTCAAGAAACAATATACTGTACCTGTCACAAAAAACATCCTAGAAATTCATCTCTTTTGGGCTGGAAAGGGCACTTGTTGCATCCCTAATCAAGGCGATTATGGGCCTACAATATCAGCTTTGAGTGCAACTCTAA ATACAAAAAAGAAGGGTAATAAAATAGGTGTAATTATTGGAGTCGTGATTGGTGCAACAGTTTTAGGACTAGCAATACTTGCTACACTCTGTGTGTGGAGGCACAAAAGGAGAAAAGTATCACTAGAGCAGCAAG AGCTCTACAATATTGTTCGAATACCTAATGTATTCTGTTACACTTATGGTGAACTAAGGACCGCTACTGAAAATTTTAGTTCTGCTAATCTTCTTGGTGAAGGGGGATATGGATCAGTTTATAAG GGTAAATTAGTTGATGGCAGTGTGGTGGCAATTAAACAACTATCTGAAACATCTCGCCAAGGGAAGAAGGAATTCGTAGCTGAAATAGAAACTATTTCCCGAGTGCAGCACCGTAATCTTGTGAAGTTGTTTGGTTTTTGCCTTGAGGGAAATAAACCACTTTTGGTTTATGAGTACATGGAGAGTGGAAGCCTTGATAAAGCATTGTTTG GAAATGGAAGATTGAACTTGAATTGGTCAACACGATATAAAATATGCTTGGGGATTGCAAGAGGCTTAGCTTATCTCCACGAAGAGTCTAGCATCCGCATTGTGCATAGGGACATAAAGGCCAGCAATGTATTACTTGATGCCACTTTGAACCCTAAGATTTCGGATTTCGGGCTCGCCAAACTTTATGACGATAAAAAGACACATGTTAGCACAAAAGTTGCTGGTACATT TGGCTATCTTTCACCTGAGTACGCCATGAGAGGTCACATGACTGAGAAAGTTGATATTTTTGCTTTTGGTGTGGTCATGTTGGAGATTATTGCTGGAAGGCCGAACTATGATG GTCTGGCAACTTTACGAGGAAGACCATCCGCTGGACATTGCGGATCCCAAGCTCACAGAATTCGATAG
- the LOC103642056 gene encoding probable LRR receptor-like serine/threonine-protein kinase At1g56130 isoform X3, with protein sequence MNKLDVVGPIPEELRNLSHLTTLNLQQNYLTGPLPSFLGELTALQQMSLSGNALSGTIPKELGNLVNLIILSLGTNNLTGSLPSELGNLVKLEHMYIDSAGLSGPIPSSFSKLTRLKTLCASDNDFTGKIPDYIGSWSNLTDLRFQGNSFQGPLPSTLANLVQLTSLRIGDIVTGSSSLAFISNMTSLNLLILRNCRIFGTLALVNFSKFTGLTLLDLSFNNIIGEVPQALLNMNSLTLLFLGNNSLTGGLPSSIGPSIKYLDFSYNYLSGNLPSWASHNLQLNLVANYFVINKSKDSVLPAGLECLQRNTSCFLGSPQSSSFTVDCGSSRSVFASDNSMYQPDDANLGVASYYISSPPRWGVSNVGRFMDTSNGSYIVNSSRRFQNTLDSKLFQTARMSASTLRYYGFGLENGDYTVTLQFGEFDFEDLQTWKSVGRRVFDIYLQGERKEQNFNIKKAAKEAGEASTSYTAVKKQYTVPVTKNILEIHLFWAGKGTCCIPNQGDYGPTISALSATLNTKKKGNKIGVIIGVVIGATVLGLAILATLCVWRHKRRKVSLEQQELYNIVRIPNVFCYTYGELRTATENFSSANLLGEGGYGSVYKGKLVDGSVVAIKQLSETSRQGKKEFVAEIETISRVQHRNLVKLFGFCLEGNKPLLVYEYMESGSLDKALFGNGRLNLNWSTRYKICLGIARGLAYLHEESSIRIVHRDIKASNVLLDATLNPKISDFGLAKLYDDKKTHVSTKVAGTFGYLSPEYAMRGHMTEKVDIFAFGVVMLEIIAGRPNYDGKLDQDMAYLLEWVWQLYEEDHPLDIADPKLTEFDSVELLRAIRIALLCIQSSPRQRPSMSRVVSMLTGDSEAPEAVSKPSYVAEWQSNTEGTSSSVSTAEAVSVAPFLNPVVDDGR encoded by the exons ATGAACAAACTGGATGTGGTTGGTCCTATACCTGAGGAGCTGAGGAACCTCAGCCACTTGACAACTCT GAATTTACAACAGAATTACTTAACAGGGCCTTTGCCATCGTTCCTTGGAGAATTAACTGCTTTGCAGCAGAT GTCGCTTTCTGGCAATGCATTATCAGGAACTATTCCAAAGGAGCTGGGGAACCTTGTGAATCTCATAATCCT GAGTTTAGGCACGAACAATTTAACTGGCTCCCTTCCTTCTGAATTGGGTAACCTGGTTAAACTAGAGCATAT GTACATTGATAGTGCTGGCTTAAGTGGTCCTATACCATCATCATTTTCGAAACTTACACGATTGAAAACATT GTGCGCATCAGATAATGACTTTACTGGGAAAATACCAGATTACATTGGAAGCTGGAGTAATTTAACAGATTT GCGGTTTCAAGGCAATTCATTCCAAGGTCCACTTCCAAGCACTCTTGCTAATCTTGTTCAGCTAACAAGCTT ACGAATAGGTGACATTGTAACTGGGAGTTCTTCGCTGGCATTCATCAGTAACATGACATCTTTGAACTTATT AATTTTAAGGAATTGCAGGATATTTGGTACTTTGGCATTAGTGAACTTTTCAAAATTTACAGGATTAACATTATT GGATTTGAGTTTTAATAATATCATAGGTGAAGTACCACAAGCTCTACTAAATATGAATTCACTCACCTTGTT ATTTCTTGGGAACAATAGTCTTACAGGAGGCCTTCCAAGCTCTATAGGACCTTCTATTAAGTACTT AGACTTTTCCTACAACTACCTCTCAGGAAACCTTCCTTCTTGGGCTAGTCATAATTTGCAATT AAATTTGGTGGCAAACTACTTCGTGATCAACAAGTCCAAAGATAG TGTCTTACCTGCGGGGCTGGAGTGCCTTCAGCGAAACACGTCATGCTTTCTTGGCTCTCCACAAT CTTCCTCCTTTACTGTAGACTGTGGGAGTAGTAGATCTGTATTTGCTTCAGATAATTCCATGTATCAACCTGATGATGCCAATCTTGGTGTTGCATCATATTATATTTCAAGCCCACCAAGATGGGGTgttagtaatgtcgggagattcaTGGATACATCAAACGGGAGTTACATAGTCAACAGTTCACGCCGGTTTCAGAATACCCTAGATTCCAAACTTTTCCAAACAGCAAGGATGTCAGCATCAACTTTAAGATACTATGGTTTTGGACTTGAAAATGGGGACTACACAGTCACACTTCAATTTGGAGAATTTGACTTTGAAGATTTACAAACTTGGAAGAGCGTTGGGAGAAGGGTTTTCGATATCTATCTCCAG GGTGAGCGTAAGGAGCAGAACTTTAACATAAAGAAGGCAGCAAAAGAAGCTGGCGAAGCAAGCACATCGTACACTGCTGTCAAGAAACAATATACTGTACCTGTCACAAAAAACATCCTAGAAATTCATCTCTTTTGGGCTGGAAAGGGCACTTGTTGCATCCCTAATCAAGGCGATTATGGGCCTACAATATCAGCTTTGAGTGCAACTCTAA ATACAAAAAAGAAGGGTAATAAAATAGGTGTAATTATTGGAGTCGTGATTGGTGCAACAGTTTTAGGACTAGCAATACTTGCTACACTCTGTGTGTGGAGGCACAAAAGGAGAAAAGTATCACTAGAGCAGCAAG AGCTCTACAATATTGTTCGAATACCTAATGTATTCTGTTACACTTATGGTGAACTAAGGACCGCTACTGAAAATTTTAGTTCTGCTAATCTTCTTGGTGAAGGGGGATATGGATCAGTTTATAAG GGTAAATTAGTTGATGGCAGTGTGGTGGCAATTAAACAACTATCTGAAACATCTCGCCAAGGGAAGAAGGAATTCGTAGCTGAAATAGAAACTATTTCCCGAGTGCAGCACCGTAATCTTGTGAAGTTGTTTGGTTTTTGCCTTGAGGGAAATAAACCACTTTTGGTTTATGAGTACATGGAGAGTGGAAGCCTTGATAAAGCATTGTTTG GAAATGGAAGATTGAACTTGAATTGGTCAACACGATATAAAATATGCTTGGGGATTGCAAGAGGCTTAGCTTATCTCCACGAAGAGTCTAGCATCCGCATTGTGCATAGGGACATAAAGGCCAGCAATGTATTACTTGATGCCACTTTGAACCCTAAGATTTCGGATTTCGGGCTCGCCAAACTTTATGACGATAAAAAGACACATGTTAGCACAAAAGTTGCTGGTACATT TGGCTATCTTTCACCTGAGTACGCCATGAGAGGTCACATGACTGAGAAAGTTGATATTTTTGCTTTTGGTGTGGTCATGTTGGAGATTATTGCTGGAAGGCCGAACTATGATGGTAAGCTTGACCAAGACATGGCTTATCTTTTAGAATGG GTCTGGCAACTTTACGAGGAAGACCATCCGCTGGACATTGCGGATCCCAAGCTCACAGAATTCGATAGTGTCGAGTTGCTCCGTGCCATCCGCATCGCCCTCCTCTGCATCCAGAGCTCACCTCGTCAAAGGCCATCCATGTCGAGAGTGGTGTCAATGCTCACAGGAGACAGCGAGGCGCCTGAGGCAGTGTCCAAGCCTAGCTATGTTGCCGAATGGCAGAGCAACACTGAAGGGACGTCAAGCTCAGTGTCCACAGCAGAGGCTGTGTCCGTGGCTCCATTCCTAAACCCCGTTGTGGACGATGGCCGGTGA